In a genomic window of Mycolicibacterium neoaurum VKM Ac-1815D:
- a CDS encoding hemerythrin domain-containing protein, protein MNSSEQKAQLTAVEPDLSGILLAHRAMVTDIGRLAELTTAIAQRRTPCSVTRARAITRYVALMCESIHHHHTMEDDVLWPIIESSAAGLVDLTELTDDHATLDPRLDRLRTVATAFARSGDAELARPLAAGLADLHRLLHAHIADEERELFPVIRRHVSVADWQAVETAARKTGRLSFEGPRVLAVTTDTERAAIAAELPAPLMLVLRFLTWRHNRFERTVFG, encoded by the coding sequence ATGAACAGCTCCGAACAAAAAGCCCAACTCACCGCCGTCGAGCCCGACCTCAGCGGGATCCTGCTCGCCCATCGCGCCATGGTCACCGATATCGGCAGGCTCGCCGAGCTGACCACCGCCATCGCCCAGCGCCGCACCCCGTGCAGTGTGACCCGGGCCCGCGCGATCACCCGCTATGTCGCGTTGATGTGCGAGTCGATCCATCACCACCACACGATGGAAGACGATGTGCTGTGGCCGATCATCGAGTCCTCGGCGGCGGGTCTGGTCGACCTGACCGAGCTCACCGATGATCACGCCACCCTCGATCCCCGACTGGACCGGCTGCGTACGGTCGCGACGGCTTTCGCCCGCTCCGGGGACGCCGAGTTGGCCCGGCCGTTGGCCGCCGGGCTGGCCGATCTACACCGGCTGCTGCACGCCCATATCGCCGACGAGGAACGCGAGCTGTTCCCGGTGATCCGCAGGCACGTCTCGGTGGCCGATTGGCAGGCAGTGGAGACCGCGGCCCGCAAGACCGGCCGGTTGTCCTTCGAGGGGCCGCGGGTGTTGGCGGTGACCACCGATACCGAACGCGCCGCCATCGCCGCCGAGTTGCCCGCCCCACTGATGCTGGTCCTGCGTTTTCTGACCTGGCGGCACAACCGCTTCGAGCGCACCGTCTTCGGCTGA
- the pgm gene encoding phosphoglucomutase (alpha-D-glucose-1,6-bisphosphate-dependent), translating into MVANPRAGQPALPEDLVDLPHLVTAYYTVAPDPDDVAQQVVFGTSGHRGSALDGAFNEPHILATTQAIVEYRAAQGTTGPLFIGRDTHALSEPAWVSALEVLAGNEVVAMIDAADRYTPTPAVSHAILTFNRGRDADLADGIVVTPSHNPPRDGGFKYNPPNGGPADSDATSVIAKRANEILRGGLKDVRRVPLARALQTAQRHDYLNAYVADLPNVVNLHAIRAEGVRIGADPLGGASVDYWAAIAETHELDLTVVNPLVDATWRFMTLDTDGKIRMDCSSPNAMASLIANRDSYQIATGNDADSDRHGIVTPDGGLLNPNHYLAVAIDYLYTHRTGWSPGTAVGKTAVSSSIIDRVVGGLGRTLVEVPVGFKWFVDGLVTGTIGFGGEESAGASFLRTDGSTWTTDKDGIILALLASEILAVTGSTPSQRYAELAERYGAPTYARIDAPADREQKARLAKLSADQVTATELAGEPITAKLTAAPGNGAALGGLKVTTENAWFAARPSGTEDVYKIYAESFKGPEHLAEVQEAAKSVVNTVIG; encoded by the coding sequence ATGGTGGCCAATCCGCGAGCCGGGCAGCCGGCACTGCCAGAAGATCTCGTCGACCTGCCGCATCTGGTCACCGCGTATTACACCGTGGCACCCGATCCCGATGATGTCGCCCAACAGGTGGTGTTCGGCACGTCGGGGCACCGCGGTTCGGCACTGGACGGTGCGTTCAACGAGCCGCACATCTTGGCGACCACGCAGGCCATCGTCGAGTACCGCGCCGCGCAGGGCACCACCGGACCGTTGTTCATCGGCCGCGACACCCATGCGCTGAGCGAGCCGGCCTGGGTGTCGGCGTTGGAGGTGCTGGCCGGCAATGAGGTGGTCGCCATGATCGACGCCGCCGATCGCTACACCCCGACCCCGGCGGTCAGCCACGCCATCTTGACGTTCAACCGCGGCCGCGATGCCGATCTGGCCGACGGGATCGTCGTCACCCCGTCGCACAACCCGCCCCGCGACGGTGGCTTCAAGTACAACCCGCCCAACGGTGGGCCCGCGGACAGCGATGCCACCTCGGTGATCGCCAAGCGCGCCAACGAAATCCTGCGCGGCGGTCTCAAGGATGTGCGGCGTGTCCCGCTGGCGCGGGCCCTGCAGACAGCACAGCGCCACGACTACCTGAACGCCTACGTGGCGGATCTGCCCAATGTGGTGAACCTGCACGCGATCCGCGCCGAGGGAGTACGCATCGGGGCCGACCCGCTGGGCGGGGCCAGCGTCGACTATTGGGCGGCGATCGCCGAGACCCACGAGCTGGACCTGACGGTGGTCAACCCGTTGGTCGACGCGACGTGGCGGTTCATGACGCTGGACACCGACGGCAAGATCCGGATGGACTGCAGCTCACCGAACGCCATGGCCTCGCTGATAGCCAACCGGGACAGCTATCAGATCGCCACGGGTAACGATGCCGACTCCGACCGGCACGGCATCGTCACCCCCGACGGTGGTCTGCTCAACCCCAACCACTATCTGGCCGTGGCCATCGACTACCTCTACACACACCGGACCGGTTGGTCGCCGGGCACCGCCGTCGGCAAGACCGCGGTGAGCAGTTCGATCATCGACCGGGTGGTCGGCGGGCTGGGCCGCACGCTGGTGGAGGTGCCGGTGGGATTCAAATGGTTCGTCGACGGATTGGTCACCGGCACAATCGGTTTCGGCGGTGAGGAAAGCGCCGGTGCGTCCTTCCTGCGCACCGACGGGTCGACCTGGACCACCGACAAGGACGGCATCATCCTGGCGCTGCTGGCCTCGGAGATCCTGGCGGTCACCGGGTCGACGCCGTCGCAGCGCTACGCCGAACTGGCCGAGCGCTACGGTGCGCCGACCTACGCCCGCATCGACGCCCCCGCCGACCGGGAGCAGAAGGCACGGCTGGCCAAACTGTCGGCAGATCAGGTCACCGCGACCGAGCTCGCCGGCGAGCCGATCACCGCCAAACTCACCGCGGCGCCGGGCAACGGGGCGGCCCTCGGCGGATTGAAGGTGACCACCGAGAACGCGTGGTTCGCCGCGCGGCCGTCGGGCACCGAGGACGTCTACAAGATCTACGCCGAGTCGTTCAAAGGCCCCGAGCACCTGGCGGAGGTGCAGGAGGCCGCCAAGTCGGTGGTCAATACAGTCATCGGGTGA
- a CDS encoding MFS transporter, with translation MSSRTEDDCQTGPKPRLPREVWVLAAANFVVALGYGVVAPVLPQYARHFGVSIAAATFVITAFAIMRLAGAPPAGFLVQRLGERRVYIGGLIIVALSTGACALADTYWQLLLFRSLGGVGSAMFTVSSLGLMIRISPPDARGRVSGLFSSGFMIGSVGGPILGALTAGLGLSAPFLIYGAALLVAAAVVFVSLRNSAVIASSDGDDGPPVPFRTVFAHRAYKAALLSNFATGWASFGLRVALVPLFVVEVLGGSPGVAGLALTAFAVGNISVVIPSGYLSDRLGRRTLLIVGLTLAALSTGAVGFTTSLPVFLVAAYIAGAATGIFVSPQQAAVADVVGSRSRGGTAVATFQMMADVGSIGGSLLVGLIAQYLSFSWAFVISGAIMLLAALAWVFAPETHRRPPAGHTPARPLGPEAGGEVP, from the coding sequence GTGAGCTCTCGAACGGAGGACGACTGTCAGACCGGACCCAAGCCGCGGCTGCCGCGGGAGGTCTGGGTGCTGGCCGCTGCGAACTTCGTGGTCGCCCTCGGCTACGGGGTGGTGGCCCCGGTCTTACCGCAGTACGCCCGGCACTTCGGTGTCAGCATCGCCGCGGCCACCTTCGTCATCACCGCGTTCGCGATCATGCGGCTGGCCGGCGCGCCGCCGGCCGGATTCCTGGTGCAGCGGCTGGGGGAGCGACGCGTCTACATCGGCGGGCTGATCATCGTCGCGCTGTCCACCGGCGCCTGCGCGCTGGCCGACACCTACTGGCAGCTGTTGCTGTTCCGGTCCCTCGGCGGGGTCGGGTCGGCGATGTTCACGGTGTCCTCGCTGGGGTTGATGATCAGGATCTCGCCCCCCGACGCCCGCGGACGGGTCTCGGGGCTCTTCTCATCGGGGTTCATGATCGGCTCGGTGGGTGGCCCGATCCTCGGCGCGCTGACCGCCGGCCTGGGCCTGTCGGCGCCGTTCCTGATCTACGGTGCCGCCCTGCTGGTGGCCGCCGCCGTCGTGTTCGTCAGCCTGCGCAATTCGGCGGTGATCGCCTCTTCCGATGGCGACGACGGCCCGCCGGTGCCGTTCCGCACGGTGTTCGCCCATCGGGCCTACAAGGCGGCGCTGCTGTCCAATTTCGCGACCGGCTGGGCCTCGTTCGGATTGCGGGTGGCCCTGGTCCCGCTGTTCGTCGTGGAGGTGTTGGGCGGCAGCCCGGGAGTGGCCGGGCTGGCACTCACCGCGTTCGCGGTCGGCAACATCTCCGTCGTGATCCCCAGCGGGTATCTGTCGGACCGGCTGGGGCGGCGCACGCTGCTGATCGTCGGGCTGACCCTGGCGGCGTTGTCCACCGGGGCGGTCGGGTTCACCACCTCGCTGCCGGTGTTCCTGGTGGCTGCCTATATCGCGGGTGCGGCCACGGGCATCTTCGTCTCACCGCAGCAGGCCGCCGTCGCCGATGTGGTGGGCAGCAGGTCGCGGGGCGGGACCGCGGTGGCGACGTTCCAGATGATGGCCGATGTCGGGTCGATCGGTGGCTCGCTGCTGGTCGGGTTGATCGCCCAGTACCTGTCGTTTTCCTGGGCTTTCGTCATCAGCGGGGCGATCATGCTGCTGGCCGCGCTGGCCTGGGTTTTCGCCCCCGAAACCCACCGACGGCCGCCCGCCGGGCACACGCCGGCCCGTCCATTGGGCCCAGAGGCCGGCGGAGAGGTGCCCTGA
- a CDS encoding GNAT family N-acetyltransferase — MAIVEVRAVSPERYVDATHALTGGGEGGSCRCQWWMLTSTQWRGTTAVDREQLLHDEIEQGPPPALIAYVDDEPAGWVRVGPRVGQSRIVRTRAYAALSGEAMDDPSVWSISCFVVRREYRGMGLAAQLLDAAVAHAREHGARVIEAYPMDPAAKKLYANNLFTGTLSMFVDAGFSEVARPRPYQAIVVLPTE, encoded by the coding sequence ATGGCCATCGTGGAGGTCCGTGCCGTCAGCCCCGAGCGTTACGTCGATGCCACGCATGCACTCACTGGTGGAGGAGAGGGCGGGAGCTGCCGATGCCAGTGGTGGATGCTCACGAGTACGCAGTGGAGGGGTACCACTGCTGTTGACCGAGAACAGCTGCTCCATGACGAGATCGAGCAAGGTCCGCCCCCGGCATTGATCGCCTATGTGGACGACGAACCGGCGGGTTGGGTGCGTGTGGGGCCGCGAGTCGGCCAGTCGCGCATTGTGCGGACTCGGGCCTATGCGGCGCTGTCCGGCGAAGCGATGGACGATCCATCTGTGTGGTCGATCTCGTGCTTCGTCGTGCGTCGCGAGTACCGGGGGATGGGGCTGGCGGCTCAGTTGCTGGACGCGGCAGTGGCGCATGCCCGAGAGCATGGAGCGCGCGTCATCGAGGCATACCCCATGGATCCGGCCGCCAAGAAGCTCTACGCGAACAACCTCTTCACGGGCACGCTCTCGATGTTCGTCGACGCGGGGTTCTCCGAGGTTGCTCGCCCCAGGCCTTACCAGGCCATCGTGGTGCTGCCGACCGAATGA
- a CDS encoding TetR/AcrR family transcriptional regulator: MIDKPCRGLRKDAERNRQRVLTAARELFAIKGMEATLNDVAHHAGVGVGTVYRRFATKEDLVEAIFEDGIAEVVELAEKALQHENSWEGFVWFIERQCELAATDRGLRQMIYSRAYGGDRVDCAREELVPRVYQLVERARRDGYLRPDIQHPDMPIMGLLAGTVSEWAGDVDPELWRRYLALLLEGMRNRPDIKPLGVDPLNEEQMHEAMHGWDPAS; the protein is encoded by the coding sequence GTGATTGACAAACCATGCCGCGGCCTGCGCAAGGACGCCGAGCGCAACAGACAGCGTGTGCTGACGGCCGCGCGCGAGCTGTTCGCGATCAAGGGCATGGAGGCCACCCTCAACGATGTCGCCCACCACGCGGGCGTCGGTGTCGGCACCGTGTACCGCCGCTTCGCGACCAAAGAGGATCTGGTCGAGGCGATCTTCGAGGACGGTATCGCCGAGGTCGTCGAGTTGGCCGAAAAGGCTCTGCAGCACGAGAATTCGTGGGAGGGGTTCGTATGGTTCATCGAACGGCAATGTGAGCTCGCCGCCACCGACCGCGGCCTGCGGCAGATGATCTACAGCCGCGCCTACGGCGGTGACCGCGTCGACTGTGCCCGCGAGGAACTGGTGCCGCGGGTCTACCAGCTCGTGGAACGAGCCCGTCGCGACGGCTACCTGCGACCCGATATCCAACACCCCGACATGCCGATCATGGGCCTGCTGGCCGGCACCGTGAGCGAGTGGGCGGGCGATGTCGATCCCGAACTGTGGCGGCGCTATCTCGCCCTGCTGCTCGAGGGCATGCGCAACCGGCCCGATATCAAACCGCTCGGCGTCGACCCGCTCAACGAGGAACAGATGCACGAGGCGATGCACGGATGGGATCCGGCGAGCTGA
- a CDS encoding MmpS family transport accessory protein, whose translation MNVVKRVWLPVLVIGAIVVGGLTVSQLRSVFGSDGAIVTPIDADTAENFNPKVVKYEIFGTGSYAKINYADLDGKPQRTGEVSLPWTLTLETTLPSVMPNIMAQGDGSSISCRVTVDDEVKDERTAEGMNAATYCLVKAA comes from the coding sequence GTGAACGTCGTCAAACGGGTCTGGCTACCCGTCCTGGTCATCGGCGCGATCGTGGTCGGTGGTCTGACCGTCTCGCAGTTGCGTTCGGTGTTCGGTTCCGACGGCGCCATCGTCACCCCGATCGACGCCGACACCGCCGAGAACTTCAACCCGAAGGTCGTGAAATACGAGATCTTCGGTACCGGCTCCTACGCCAAGATCAACTACGCCGATCTGGACGGGAAGCCCCAGCGCACAGGCGAAGTCAGCCTGCCGTGGACCCTGACCCTTGAGACGACGCTGCCCTCGGTGATGCCCAACATCATGGCCCAGGGCGACGGTTCCTCCATCAGCTGCCGCGTCACCGTCGACGACGAGGTCAAAGACGAAAGGACGGCTGAAGGTATGAACGCCGCCACCTACTGCCTGGTGAAGGCCGCATGA